The following DNA comes from Hemibagrus wyckioides isolate EC202008001 linkage group LG05, SWU_Hwy_1.0, whole genome shotgun sequence.
gatggctgaggtactgagtgctgagtgactgactgcttagtgactgagtgctgaggtactgagtgcttagtgactgagtgctgaggtactgagtgctgaggtactgagtgctgaggtactgagtgctgaggtactgagtgcaGAGGTACTGAGTGTTGAGgtactgagtgttgagtgagtgctgaggtactgagtgcttagtgactgagtgctaagtgactgagtgctgagtgactgtgtgcttagtgactgagtgttgagtgagtgctgagtgactgagtgttgagtgactgagtgctgaggtactgagtgttgagtgactgagtgctgagtgactgagttcTGAGTGACTTAgtgttgagtgactgagtgctgagtgactgagtgctgagtgactgagtgttgagtgctgaggtactgagtgctgagtgactgagtgctgagtgactgagtgctgaggtactgagtgctgaggtactgagtgcttagtgactgagtgctgagtgactgagtgctgagtgactgagtgcttagtgactgagtgcttagtgactgagtgcttagtgactgagtgcttcgtgactgagtgctgagtgactgagtgcttagtgactgagtgctgaggtactgagtgatgagtgactgagtgctgagtcactgagtgcttagtgactgagtgctgagtgttgagtgcttagtgactgagtgcttagtgactgagtgctgaggtactgagtgctgagtgagtgctgagtgactgagtgctgaggtactgagtgctgagtgactgaggtactgagtgctgaggtactgagtgctgagtgactgagtgctgagtgactgaggtactgagtgctgaggtactgagtgctgagtgactgagtgctgagtgactgagtgctgagtgactgaggtactgagtgctgaggtactgagtgctgagtgactgagtgctgaggtactgagtgatgaggtactgagtgctgagtgactgagtgttgagtgactgagtgctgaggtactgagtgttgagtgactgagtactgaggtactgagtgctgagtgactgagtgcttagtgactgagtgctgagttactgagtgcttagtgactgagtgactgagtgttgagtgactgactgctgagtgactgagtgactgagtgctgagtgctgaggtactgagtgacAGATACTGAGTgcttagtgactgagtgctgaggtactgagtgttgagtgactgagtgactgagtgctgagtgactgagtgttgagtgctgagtgactgagtgctgagtgactgagtgacaggtactgagtgttgagtgactgatggctgaggtactgagtgctgagtgactgagtacTGAGTGACTGAGTTCTGAGTGACTTAgtgttgagtgactgagtgctgagtgactgagtgctgagtgactgagtgttgagtgctgagtgactgagtgctgagtgactgagtgctgaggtactgagtgctgaggtactgagtgctgaggtactgagtgcttagtgactgagtgctgagtgactgagtgctgagtgactgagtgcttagtgactgagtgcttagtgactgagtgcttagtgactgagtgctgagtgactgagtgcttagtgactgagtgctgaggtactgagtgatgagtgactgagtgctgagtcactgagtgcttagtgactgagtgctgagtgttgagtgactgagtgctgaggtactgagtgttgagtgagtgctgagtgactgagtgctgaggtactgagtgctgagtgactgaggtactgagtgctgaggtactgagtgctgagtgactgagtgctgagtgactgaggtactgagtgctgaggtactgagtactgagtgactgagtgctgagtgactgaggtactgagtgctgaggtactgagtgctgagtgactgagtgctgagtgactgaggtactgagtgctgaggtactgagtgctgagtgactgagtgctgaggtactgagtgatgaggtactgagtgctgagtgactgagtgttgagtgactgagtgctgaggtactgagtgttgagtgactgagtactgaggtactgagtgctgaggtactgagtgctgagtgactgagtgctgagtgactgagtgcttagtgactgagtgctgaggtactgagtgctgagtgactgagtgctgagttactgagtgcttagtgactgagtgactgagtgttgagtgactgactgctgagtgactgagtgactgagtgctgagtgctgaggtactgagtgacAGATACTGAGTgcttagtgactgagtgctgaggtactgagtgttgagtgactgagtgactgagtgctgagtgactgagtgttgagtgctgagtgactgagtgctgagtgactgagtgacaggtactgagtgttgagtgactgagtgctgagtgacttaGTGCTGAGTTACTGcgtgctgaggtactgagtgttgaatgactgagtgctgaggtactgagtgctgaggtactgagtgctgagttactgagtgctgagtgactgagtgctgagtgactgagtgctgagtgactgagtgctgagtgactgagtgactgagtgttgagtgactgagtgctgaggtactgagtgctgagtgactgagtgctgagtgactgagtgttgagtgactgggtgactgagtgctgaggtactgagtgctgggtgactgagtgctgaggtactgagtgactgagtgctgaggtactgagtgttgagtgactgagtgcttagtgactgagtgttgagtgactgagtgactgagtgttgagtgactgactgctgagtgactgagtgactgagtgctgagtgctgaggtactgagtgacAGATACTGAGTgcttagtgactgagtgctgaggtactgagtgttgagtgactgagtgactgagtgctgagtgactgagtgttgagtgctgagtgactgagtgctgagtgactgagtgacagGTACTGAGtcttgagtgactgagtgctgaggtactgagtgttgagtgactgagtgctgaggtactgagtgcttagtgactgagtgctaagtgactgagtgctgagtgactgagtgctgaggtactgagtgctgaggtactgagtcttgagtgactgagtgctgaggtactgagtgcttagtgactgagtgctaagtgactgagtgctgagtgactgagtgttgaggtactgagtgctgagttactgagtgctgagtgactgagtgctgagtgactgagtgttgaggtactgagtgctgagtgagtgctgaggtactgagtgcttagtgactgagtgctgaggtactgagtgctgaggtactgagtgctgagtgactgagtgctgtgGTACTGAGTGCTGTggtactgagtgctgaggtactgagtgctgagtgactgagtgctgaggtactgagtgttgagtgactgagtgctgaggtactgagtgcttagtgactgagtgctaagtgactgagtgctgagtgactgagtgctgaggtactgagtgctgtggtactgagtgctgaggtactgagtcttgagtgactgagtgctgaggtactgagtgctgtggtactgagtgctgaggtactgagtgttgagtgactgagtgctgaggtactgagtgcttagtgactgagtgctgagtgactgagtgctgaggtactgagtgctgagtgactgagtgctaagtgactgagtgctgaggtactgagtgctgaggtactgagtcttgagtgactgagtgctgaggtactgagtgctaagtgactgagtgctgagtgactgcgtgctgaggtactgagtgctgagtgactgagtgctaaGTGACTGattgctgagtgactgagtgctgaggtactgagtgcttagtgactgagtgctgagtgactgagtgttgaggtactgagtgctgagttactgagtgctgagtgactgagtgctgagtgactgagtgttgaggtactgagtgctgagtgagtgctgaggtactgagtgcttagtgactgagtgctgaggtactgagtgctgaggtactgagtgactgagtgctgtgGTACTGAGTGCTGTggtactgagtgctgaggtactgagtgctgagtgactgagtgctgaggtactgagtgcttagtgactgagtgctAAGTGACTGAGtcttgagtgactgagtgctgaggtactgagtgttgagtgactgagtgctgaggtactgagtgcttagtgactgagtgctaagtgactgagtgctgagtgactgagtgctgaggtactgagtgcttagtgactgagtgctgagtgactgagtgctgagtgacttagtgttgagtgactgagtgcttagtgactgagtgcttagtgactgagtgcttagtgactgagtgcttagtgactgagtgctTAGTGACTGGGTgcagagtgactgagtgctgaggtactgagtgttgagtgactgagtgcttagTGACTGAGCTGAGAAAGCTTTTACAAACTCCGCTAAAGACTTGGGGttctttctcatttatttctagaaacaTTTGAAATTATTTGGATGATTGGGTATAAAATGTCTTGTTCCCTTTCCTCCTGTCTTCTTTTCACTCTCTTCTTCTCAGCCTGCTTTTTGGGAGCGTGTTTAGTGCCTGCTATTTTTACATCCTCCCATCCTGTAACCATGGTGACAGAGAACAACAGTCCTAATGACATAAGCGTTCTTTCCTGGACCCATTCTCCAtgtctccatccatccatctctctacccacccccctccctctctctctgcactgttattgtactctctctctctctctgaactgttattgtactctctctctttctctctctctctctctctctgaactgttattgtactctctctctttctctctctctctctttctctctgaactGTTattgtactctctctctctcctctggaTTTCTCATTCATCGTTTCAGAGCTTTTCCAAATCATGTCTCATCCTCTCCAGGGTTCAGGGCCGAGGTTATTTTAGGGGTGACCGCCCTCTTTatgctttcttttcctctttgtttTCCATATTTTTCCTCCTTATGGGTTCCATCATCAGGCTATAAagacatatctctctctctctctctctctctctctctctctctctctcggtgtgTTTCAGTCAGGCTCACTGGAATACCTTTTAATTAATGCGTTAAGTATTAAAGGTTTCATATCGTTTAACCCGTTTGGCcattgtagatagatagatagatagatagatagatagatagatagatagatagatagatagatagaaaaatcaAATCGACTGCTTGACTGAGGCTGCGCATTATTTACGCAGTACTGAGGcggaaaaacatttttcttctcGCCGGTTAAGCGGAAGTAGTTTAAATTCTGCGGCACATGGAGCCTCTCTGAgtttttctgaaaaacaaatgcttataattaaataaaaaactatgTCCAAactcaaaagaagaaaaactgcGGTGGAGGACATAAGATCTGAACAACAGTTTAGGATTAGAGAGCAAAATGAGAGTCTGCGCATTCCGGACGCACCGCTGCACAGACGATTTGAAGGGTAGGGCAGTGTCGAAACTTCCCGaatataatcattaaaataagcaGTTCTAATCCAAACCTAGTGTGTGAATACATTACAGCTGAGAAATTACAGCAGAAAATATGTGTGTTTAATAAGTCTACATGCATTAATGAGTTTATCTGTAGGATAGAAAGAAATCATGACTGTAATTATTGTTAGTAtgtgtggggattagtgatgaCGCACATCCGTCTAATCACCTGCTGGATACGTGTGTGTAGTTCTCCTTCAGGTGAAGGATCTTCATGCTGGATCTCCTCTGATCTCTGTGATGTGGAGAAGCTCTGGATGGACACTCTGCAGGCTTTATGTCCACAGTGTTTGGACACAGCTCTGGACACAGCGCTCTGTGTTCCTCATCTACCTCCACTGTCTACGGTACGAATTAATAACAGAATTAACTCCTCACCTGCTGAGAAAATCCTGTTTATTGATCATGTTTAAACAAGAGGTCAGTGTGGAAATCTGATTGGATCGTCTCACCATGGGGGTGGAGTTACTTCATTCATAACAAAGACACATGACCACTTCTTCCATCTTCACTCCTTATTCCACATCTAACATCAGATCAAGGTTCTTCAGATGGAACTGTGTGACATCACGTGACTAATCACGTGacaaaaatgtatgaaaatcaCAGAAAGTCTCTGCAAGTGAAATATAGGATGGTTTAAACCCCCACCTGTATGTTTCACACGTGAGTCATGTGattaaagtcaaagtcaaagaagctttattgtcacttccaccatatatatcagatgcagtacacagtgaagtgaaacaacgttcctcctagaccagaggtgctacacggaacacagacaaagtacagagacgcagacaaacatagagctataacatggagataaaaaaaattaaactataatttagaaattaaaattaaactaaaaaattaaactatacttaaggtgcagtctttaagaactagacatacaacagaagtgcacaggaagacaagacaagacaagacaagacaagacagtgcagacaaacaacatatagaccgactttgtgcaatgaacagtGTATACGGTgactgcagatattaaagcgacacatgtaaacaggattaatataaatatatataaatgtaaagtggcatgtgcgtgcaaacaggacaatttagtgtgtgtgtgtgtgtctgactatgtccagatTACTGACACATGAagctgatgttgtgtgtgtgagagtcgaGCTGATCTCAGCATCtgagattttatttcatcttatttatttatttatttacttatttatttattccatccGTGGCTCGGCATGTCATCCCCAGCAGCGCCGAGTTTCTCCCCCGAGGAAACACGGGCTTCACACACTCGCTGTCAGAGTGGCTGCCAATTAGTGTGAAGCGCAGcgcagtgtgtgaggatgatgggAAGGTTTTGGCGGCGGTGTCCATGGAAACAGGGTGATGGACGGCGCCAAGTGGGTTTAGTGCTGGTTTGGCAGGTTTAAACTCCAGAGACATCGCACTCCAATtcacagagagatggacagctAATGAGCAGAGGATGCATTATTcagtggaacacacacacacaaaagttgAAGTGCAGGATGTGCGTGAGCAGAACTTTCAGAATTTCTTACAGCTTTCTGTATTGAAGTTTCCATTTCTAagaaaacagcacacacacacacacatatatatatttatatttatattggtgtgcatgtatgtattttttacatatatatttggtaaggtaaataaaatgaaatgaatctgtgtgtttttcagatCGAGGAGAACCGTTCCGAGGAGCAGCGCTGGTGCCGACTGGATGAAGAGGTTCTTCCCTTTCCTAGCGTGCTAGCTCTCTCCGTTCCTCTCCCATCCGCTCCCGTGTCCTCTCCCCACCCACATGCCCGATCCGGACACATCTCAGTCCACGTAGTGCTGGACTCCCTCAGGGAAGGGGACGAGGGACCGGACGGAAGTGAGTGTGAGCAGGATGAGAACAGAGCCGCTGCCAAAAAATCCTTATCTGGAAGTGGAGATTCCGGACCAGAGCGCAAGAGGGAAGCGGGGCCCGGATCATCAGACGCTTCCCTAATAAACTCTAGAGCGCCGTCTGGATCAGGAACAAAATCTGGATTGGAACCTGAAACCCATCATGAAGCTGGAATTCCGAGAAGAGGATCAGGATCAGACGTGTCAAGACTGGAATGCTGTCCCATGTGTCTGGTGCCGTTTCCTATGGGGTGAGATGCTTTTACATCCCAGTAACACACCAGCTAATAAAACGCTAAGACTGCTAACGATGTACACTGATACCAGCTCATGCCAGGCATGCTAACCTGCAGCATGCTACATGAATTAGCATGCTCTCATTTACTCCTAATGCTAACTCTGCTAATCATGAATGAAGGCTAATGATTAGCATGGTGTCATTTCTCATTATTTACATTGATACCAGTTCCAGTGGATGTTAGCATGGCTAGTAATAACATTATTAGATATTATAACATTAGATCCATTAGCGTATGCTAAGCATAACTCTGAGTGGCACTGATGTGTGACTGGGCAATGCTAACACTGCTAACAACGGCCATTTATATGGGTTAGCACCTTCTGGAGCGtgacaaactgtgtgtgtgtgtgtttcaggttctCTCAGTTGGAGTGTGATGGTCATCTCGCCCAGTGTTTATCAGAGATGAATGTAGACGTGGTGTGgtgatcatcatcatgatcCCATGGCCTGCTGGACATCTGCTTCATCTCTAACATGACCAGTGAAGATTAAAATATTCTTAAAGAGAAGAGAATAAATCTGCAgcttgtgttgtgatgttaatTTCTCAGAGTTCTCCACAGAGATGTTTACTGCTGAAGATAAAATCCTCAAGAAGAAGAACCAGAGAATCAGTGACACGGCTGCAGGTCTGAGTGACCGGTCACTCAGTCTCCTGAACCCTGAGAACTCACTATACCCAAACCCACCAATCAGCACGCAGCAGCGGCTCCGAGCGTCCGGTACACTCCACATctacacttcacttcatcatcatcatctccattaccatcttcatcatcatctttatcaccatctccatcttaatcatcatctccatcttcatcaccatcatcttcattatcaccatctccatcttcatcatcaccatctctgtcttcatcatcttcagcttctttatcatcatcatcatcatcatcagaccaAATGCAGGCTCGCGTCTCGCCTCCTTTACACTCCGTCATCTTTAATCAGAACCATTTATTAAAGAAACTACAGAGAGGAAGGATTCTGCTGCTGAAGGAATCATGAAGAAAGGAGCTGCTGAGAACTTCAGAGATTTCACttcagagttctcagggaggtTCTGTGAGGAGTGCTGTGGAATTGATCCAGAATAAAAATCCACTGAATTCTCTTCAATTTCATCACCAGATCATCATCTCTCAGAGCTCAGagcatgaagatgatgatgatggagatggtgataaagatgatcatgatgaagatggtgatgatgatggagatggtgatgatgatagggataaaataaaatagtctaactatagaatttaataatttattcttatttctagttaattagttattttttattttttattattatttttcattttctcctcccctttctctgttttcttcttttgtaaagctgctttgagacaatgttcattgtaaaaggcgctatacaaaataaactgaattgaattgaattgatggagatggtgatgaagatggagaTGAGTTTTTATatatcaagaaaaataaaactgcagaaaataaaacattctgaattgtgtgtgtgtgtgtttgtgtgtgtgtgtggagttattTAAAGACTCGCTCCTTTTAGAAATATAGCTTTATTTTCCTCAGCAAAAAATGGACAGATAACGAGGCTAGGCTAGTTTTGCTAAATTTTGCTAAGCCTTATTCACAACTAAACAATGACTAGCTCTATTCCACAGCTAGCATACACCACTTAGCAAGGTAGCGATGCTAGTCAGCATTGTGTCTGCTACAAATGCTAGCTGGTTTTGTGTAGCGGTGATGACGTCACATCACTGCTCTTTCTGGTTAGTGCTTTAGCCGTCAGAGTCTTCCTACTTTAAATTCTTAAAGTTATTAGCATCTCAGAACATCTTAAACAGAAATGGATCACACTTGTAGCAGACATACACTGGTTAGCAAAACTAGCCTAGCTATGGTAACACGCCTTTAAAGTGTCAAAAAGCTCACTCCTCAAAGCTAGCCTTTACCATAGAgttatgttagctagctaaatgtAAGCATGACAATGACAAACTGCAGTTATAAATAAGATCAGCACATGACCCACTCAACATCAACGttatcatttgtttgtttattta
Coding sequences within:
- the si:ch73-70k4.1 gene encoding uncharacterized protein si:ch73-70k4.1; amino-acid sequence: MSKLKRRKTAVEDIRSEQQFRIREQNESLRIPDAPLHRRFEGSPSGEGSSCWISSDLCDVEKLWMDTLQALCPQCLDTALDTALCVPHLPPLSTIEENRSEEQRWCRLDEEVLPFPSVLALSVPLPSAPVSSPHPHARSGHISVHVVLDSLREGDEGPDGSECEQDENRAAAKKSLSGSGDSGPERKREAGPGSSDASLINSRAPSGSGTKSGLEPETHHEAGIPRRGSGSDVSRLECCPMCLVPFPMGFSQLECDGHLAQCLSEMNVDVVW